The genomic stretch CCCCCCTGTTCGCTGCCGCGCTCGTCGCGGTGCTGGGGTACACACTGCTGCGGCCGTCCCACAACGCCACCACCGGCGGGCCGCTGATCGGCAAGACGGCACCATCCTTCACCCTGACCAGTCTCGACGGCGTTCCTGTACGCCTGGAGCAGCTGCGCGGCCGCCCGGTCGTGCTGAACTTCTGGGCGTCGTGGTGCGGGCCCTGCCGCGAGGAGGCGCCGATGTTCCGCGAACTGGCGGCCAAACAGGGCGGCGCGTCCGACGTGGCGATCCTGGGCATCCTGTTTCAGGAGACCAGCGAGAAGAACGCCCGCGACTTCATCCAGGAATACGGTCTGGCGTACCCCAACCTGCGCGATCCCGGCATCGACACCGGCGTGAACTACGGCGTATCGGGCATCCCGGAGACCGTGTTCATCGACAAACAGGGCGTCGTGCAGTACATGGATCGGGGCGGCCTGACGCGCGAGCGCCTGAATGCCGGACTGAGCGCGATCGGCGTTCCCGGCATCTGATGGCAGCTCGGCTCACTGCAGTTCTTCTGACCGCCTCTTTGCTGGGAAGTGCCGTGGCTGCCGCCCCCGCCCTGAGCCCGGCGCAGGAGGCCCGCGCCGTCGCCATCCAGAAGAACCTGCGCTGCCCGCTGTGCGACACCGGCGAGTCCATCGAACAGTCACGCAGCGATATCAGCATCAAGATGCGCCAGAGCGTACGCGAGCAGGTGGCGGCCGGGAAGCCCAGCGACGAGATCTATGCCTTCTTTGCCCAGCGCTACGGCAACTTCGTGTTGCTCGACCCGCCCCGCAGTGGCCGGAACCTGCTGTTGTGGGGCGGCCCGCTGCTGGCCCTGGTGGCCGGCGGCGGCGTGTGGTGGACGTTCCTGCGGCGCCGGTCACCGGGCACTCCGGCTGCGCCTCTGACTGAACCCGAGCCCTACGACTCGTATCTGGATCAGGTCAGGCGCGACACCCGCCCCGGCGGGGAGCGCTGATGGCGGGCCTCGTGGTGCTGGGCCTGATCGTGCTCGCCGCGCTGTACCTGACCCTGGAACCGCTGAGGCGCGGGCAGGTGGCCGACCCGGACGCGGCGCAGCGGGATGACCTGATGGCCGAACGCGACCGGCTGTACATGGAACTGGCCGACCCCGCCGCAGGTGACCGCCGCCCGGATCTGGAACGCCGCGCCGCCCGCACCCTGCGTGCCCTGGACGCCCTGCCGCCTGCACCGGGCCGTGGTGGGGCACGGCGGCTGGCCCTGATCGGCACTGTGGCCGCGCTGCTGGTCACGGCCATCGCCGCGTTCACGGTCGTGCCGCGCTGGCAGCTCGCGTCGCTGGACACCGGCGAGGCCGCCAACGTGCAGGCGGTGCTGGATCTGCCGCAGCTCCGGGCGACCGCCGAGCGCACGAAGACCAATACCGACTACCTGGCGTGGGGGAAGGCCGCGTTCGACTCCGGCACCTATGACCAGGCGCTCACCGCCTACGGGAATGCGCTGAAACTCGACCCCAGGCAGCCGGTGGCGCTGCGGCGGCTGGGAATCTTACTGCTCACGCGCGGCGAGCAGACGGGTCAGGAGATCAGCGAGCAGGACGCCACGCAGGCGGCGCTGCTGGTACAAACCGCCGCGCAGCTCGCGCCGAGCGATCCGGAGTCGCAGCTGCTGCTCGGCTATACGCTCGCCCGGTTCGGGCAGAGTCGGGACGCCCTGGACGCGCTGGAGCGCTACCGCACGCTGAGTCCATCGGGCCGGGAGGCGGACGAGCTGATCACGGCGCTGCGGACCCGGCTGCAGCAGAGCGACCCCGCGCTGACCGTGTACGCCGCGAACTGCGCGAGCTGTCACGGCCCGGCTGGCGGCGGCGGCATCGGCCCGAACCTGCGCGTCTCGACCCTGACCCGCGCCGCGATGGCGACCATCATCCGGCAGGGCAAGGGCGCCATGCCCGCGTATCCGCAGCTGTCCGGGCGCGACCTGACCCTGCTGCTGACGCTGCTGGAGGACTGGCAGAAGGCGGGCCAGTGAAGCTGACCCGGCGCCACGTGCTGGAGCGCTGGTGGATGCTGCCGGTGGCAGGAACGCTGGGGGCCTTCGGCTATCTGGGATGGTATGGAGCACGGGTGACCTTCGGCCGGGAACGGGCCGGATCACCGGATTTCGAGTCGCACCCACCCCGGAGGGTCGCGTCCGTCGCGGCCCTGAGCGCCGAATGGTCGGAGCAGACCTTCACCTACGCGGGACGGCCCTGTACGCTGCTGCGCGTGCCCCAGGCGGTGTCGGGCGGTCTGGAGACCACATCCGGTGACACGGCCACCCATCTCGTCGCGTATTCCCGCGTCTGCACGCACCTGGGCTGCACCGTGAACCTCGTGCGCGACCCGGAGGTGCTGGCCTTCGCCTTCAACTACCGACCGCCGCAGGACGCGCCGCATCCGCGCCTGGGCTGCCGCTGCCACTACAGCGTGTTCGATCCGCTTCAGGCCGGCGTGGCCGAGTTCGGCAAGGCGCGCGCTCCCCTGCCGCGCGTGCGGCTGGAACGGCGCGGTGCCCAGATCTGGGCCACCGGCATCGAACCCGCCCCGGCGCTGGACAGCGGATGACGTGCGCCCAGAGCACCCGCAGCGATGTCGAGGCCTCGTCCACAAATGTGATCATCACCGCCGCCGGCCGAAGGCTGGGGACGAGGTGTGGTGGCCGCCGCATGACCCGGCTGGCGGCCCGTCCAGCAGGTGTCTGACCGAACCGTGCAGGAGGCTCATGGGCAGGGCGGCCGTGCGCTGAACCTCGACACGGCACCCTGGCGCCCGAAGCTTCGGGCCACCTCCGGGTTTCGGCCGATGGGCGCACACTGGCGGTAGATGTTGTCGCAGCGCCGTCCTGTCGGGCCATCTGCCGAGGACACACGACGGCGGCCAGCAGGTCTCGCCCTGGCCGCCAGCTCTGGCGGGTTCAGGTGCGGGCGCCGACCAGATTCGCTCCCTTCAGAAGCATGTCCTGTGCCTCATCCAGCGCGGCCACCTGCCGGTTCATGTACGCCACGGTTCCGCGCACGAGTTCAAATTCAGCCGGGGTCGTCCAGCCGGGTCGGGGAATGATCTTCAGCAGCTCCTCCAGCCGGTCGGAGGCGGCCAGCTCGCGCACGCGGGCATGCAGGGCCTTCACCTCGCGGCTCAGGGCCTTGAGGTCGTGCGGACCGACGTGCGGGATGTCGCCACCGGGCAAGGCGGATGTGGTGTGGGTGGTCATGCTGTCCCCTCCTGTGGAGTGGGCGCGTTCCGGCGAGTGTCTCCCCCCCGGAAGTGCGGCCGGAACGACGCCTGTACCGATCATCCTCCGTGGCCCATGATCAGACCATGATCGGTGGAACGGGCGTCACACGGTACGATCGGGAGCGTATGTCAGATCCCTCTGCTCCGGCCGCGCCCCCTGCCCTGCCCCTGATCGTGTGTGCGGGTGAGGCCCTGATCGACCTCGTGACCGGGGGCGGAAGCACGTGGCACGCGCACCCGGGCGGCGCCGCATGGAACGTCGCGCGGGCCTGCGCGGCTCTGGGGGTGCCGAGCGCCTTTGCCGGGGCCGTGGGCCAGGACAACTTCGGGGATGACCTGAAGGCTGCCAGCGACGCCGCCGGGCTGGACGCGCGGTTCCTGCAGCAGGTGGCCGCACCGACGCTGATCGCCGTCGTGTACTCGGCCAGTCCGCCGGCGTACCGGTTCCTGGGCGAGAACAGCGCCGACCTGCTGTTCGACCCGGCCGCGCTGCCCCACGGCTGGCTGGGCGCCGCGCGCTGGCTGCACGTGGGCGGCATCAGCCTGAGCCGCTGGCCACTGGCCGACACGCTGCTGGAGGTGATCGACTCGGCCCGGGCGGCCGGGGTGAAGATCAGCTTCGACCCCAACGCCCGGATCACCCACCGGCACCCGGACTACCCGGCCGTGTTCGAGCGGGTGCTGCGGGTGGCCGACCTGATCAAGTTCAGCGATGAGGATCTGGACTTCTTCTTCCCGAAGACCACCGAGGAGGAGGCGCTGCGCCTGCTGCGCGGCCTGAACCACGACGCCCCCATCGTCATCACACGTGGAGCGCAGGGCGCGACGCTGTACCACTCGGCAGGCACCGTGAACCTCCCGACCGTTCCCGTCACGGTGGCCGACACCGTGGGGGCTGGGGACGCCCTGTGTGCCGGGCTGCTCTCCAGCGCCACCCGCCGCCCGGAGGCGCTGTGGACGGAGCACCTGCGCGTGGGCCTGAAGGCAGCGGCCGTGGCGTGCGCCCACGCCGGGGCCTATGCACCCACCCAGGCCGATCTGGACGCGCTGGGCTGACGGTAGGCCGCGCCGGGCCCGGTGACCGGGCCGGCGCGGCACGTGGTCACGCCCCCGATCCGGTCACAGCACGAGGTGGGCGTCGTCCTGCTCGGCCATCATGCGCAGGAAGGCATCGACGTACTGGGGATCGAACTGCCGACCGGCCTGCATGCGGATCTCGTTCAGGGCACGGTCGCGCGTCCACGCCGGCTTGTAGGGCCGTGCATTGGTCAGGGCGTCGTACACGTCGATGATCGTGAACAGGCGGGCGGTGTCCGGGATGTTCTGGCCGCGCAGCCCGGCCGGGTACCCGGTGCCGTCCCAGCGCTCGTGGTGGTAGCGCACCAGATCCAGCGTCTCGGCAGGGAGGAAGTGCAGATCCTGGAGCATGTCGTACCCGACGGTGGTGTGCGTCTGGATGATCCGCCGCTCCTGCGGGTCGAGAGGGCCGCGCTTGTGCAGCACGGCGTCCGGGATCGCGAGCTTGCCCAGGTCGTGCAGGTACGCGCCCCAGCGCAGCGCCTTGACCTGATCCTCGGCCCAGCCCAGCCGGCTGGCGAGACGCTCCGAGCTGCGGACGACACGGGTGGTGTGTCCACCGGTGTCGTCGTCACGGCGTTCCAGTGCGGCCCCCAGCGAACGCAGCGTCAGGTCGTTGGCGTCGCGCAGTTCGCGGATCGCGTTCCACTGGCCCAGCTGTGCCCCGAGCAGACGCGCGAAGGACGCGATCACGCTGGTCTCGTCCTCGTCGAACTCCACGTCCTCGTTGCGGGTCAGGATCAGCACGCCCAGGTGGGTGGTGGCCCGGCCGTACACGGCGGCCACGTGGTATTTCCGGCGCTGGGGCTTCTTGAGCAGGGCCAGCACTTCCTCGGCGACCCAGTGGTCGGCCTGAACCGACCGGCTGTCGCTGTCGCTGGGGTGAATCGGCCGCTCCAGGAAACCCTCGAAGGCCCCCCGGGCGGCGAGAATCATGGGCGTGCCCTGGCGGTACGCCACGAAGGCCATGTTGGGCGCGACCTGCAGTTTGTCCAGGATGTTGATCCCGGCCCGGATGATCGCGTCGGCGTCCCGGGCCTCGGCCAGGCGTTCACTGCCGGCCCGCAGCGCGGCGATGGTGTTGCGCTGCCACGCGAGTTCCCGTGCCGATCCCTGATCCCGCAGCGTGATGAAGCCCAGGCCGCCGAGCATCAGCAGGACGCCCAGCAGTTCCAGCAGACTCGCCTCGTGGCCGGGCAGCGTGAGGGACACGAGAAATCCCAGGGCGTAGGCCACCGGCGCCAGCCACCGCAGCATTCCGCCCAGGGGCCACGACACCACACCGAGCAGCAGCGCCGCGCCGCCGAGGAGCGCCGGCTGATCGGTCAGGGACGCGTACCCGACAGCTCCCACGAAGAGCAGGAGCACCACATACGACCACGCTGACGGGCGGGACACGCCCGGAGTGTAGCATTCCATGAGCTTCGCCTTAATGCTGACGTGCCCGGCAGTTCCGGCCCCCTGATGGGTGGCGGGATCAGGCCGGACTGCCTGCAGCGGCGGGCGGGATGGTGGCGTCGACCCACACGGTCTTCTGATCCGTGTAGTGCACCTGTCCGGCGGGCGCACCGCGGGGCCGCCACACGAACTTCACGCGGGTGTAGTCCACCGGCACGCTGCCCCCGCCCCGCGCCCTGCTGTGTGCGGCGGCCAGCTGCGCCGCGTACAGGATGTCCGGCGGGGCCAGGTCGCGCCCGCCGGTGCGGACGAGCACGTGGCTCCCCGGATACCCCTGGGCATGGAACCAGTAGTCCGTACTGCGGCCCACCCGGTGGGTCAGGGTGGCGTTCTCCTTGTTGTTCCGGCCGATCAGCACCTCGTGGCCGCCCGGCGTGATCGCCCGGATGCCGAAGGGGCTCTTCTCGGGCCGCCCATCGTGCAGGCTGGCCTCCAGCGCTTCGAGATCGTCCAGCGTGGCGGTCTCCAGCCTGGCGGCGCGGCGCTCGGCCTCGGCCAGCTCGGCGCGCAGCCCCGGCTCCCGCTCTGCGAGCCGCAGGTAGACGTCCTCGCGGCGGCGGGCCCGCGTGTACCGCTTCTCGGCGTTCTGGACGGCACTGAGCTGCGGCTCCAGCGCCACCACGCGCAGGCCGCTGCCGTCGAAGGCCGGCAGCTCGGCGCTGGCCGCCCCGGGCGGCACCTGCGCGGCATAGGCCATCAGCAGATCGGCGTCGGCGCGGTCAGCGTGGGCATCCTCCAGGCCCCGTTCGGCCCGGCCCACGTCGGCGAGCTGGTTGTGCAGCAGGGTCAGCCGCTTGTCCAGCGGTTCGCGCAGCGCCCTGCGCAGGGCCGCTGCCTTCTCGCTGCGGGCCGCCGCACGGGCCCCGCCCTGCATGGTGCCCTCGCTGACGCTGGGATCGGCCACCACGCTGCGCAGCGCGTCGAGCACCTGCGGCCACGCCTGCCCGGGAACGTCCCCTGGCTCCAGTCCGGCGCGGCGCACGAGCTCCGCCCCCAGCAGCGGCCCCAGTCCGTCCAGGTGATCTCGCCAGCGCTCCACCGGCACCGATGCCAGCGCCTGGGCCTGTGCGTCGGTCAGCGTACGTGGATCGGGCTTGTCGTAGGGCGGCGGCGGCGTGTACGGGCCCCCGCTGCGGATGGTGCGGAAGCGGTTGCGGCGGCCGGTCACCTCACGGGCCGCCATCAGGATCCTGCCGCCAAACCCCTCGCCCTCCTCGAGCAGCAGTACGTTGGCGTTGCGGCCGGTGACCTCGAAGATCAGCCGGGTGGGCGCCTGATCGACGAAGCCACTCTCGCCGGCAAAGTGCAGCGCCACCACCCGGTCGAGTTTGAGCTGCTCGACCCGGAGCAGGTCGCCACGGGCGCGGGCGGCCAGGGTTCGCTGGAAGGGACTGCGCGGATCCCCCCGCAGCCGCTCGCGCGACACGAACAGCACCGGCTGCGGTGGCCGGTACCCGAGCACCAGATTCCCCACACCGTCGAGCAGCAGGGCGGCGGTCGTCTCGTCCGGGAACACCCAGCCCAGGGTGCGGGCCGGCAGCATGGGCGCGAGGTCACGCAGCACCCGCGCGAGCATCAGGCCTTCCACGCGGCACCTCCACGAAGAGCAGACAGGTCGGAGGTCATCCGGGCATGGTAGCGCCCACACGGCAAACCGGACATCCCGGTCATGAGGATGTCCGGTTCCATCGGCGCTGTATTACCAGAAGTTGCCGAGGCGGAACGAGAACTTGCCGCTGCCGTTCTGCGGGGAGTAGCCGTAGTCAAAGCGCAGGCTGGGCAGCAGGGTGCCGCCGATCCCCAGGTTCAGCTGCACGCCCGCGCCGAAGCCGTAGTTCAGGGTCGCAGCCGTGGTGTCGCTCCACGCGGTGCCGGCATCGGCAAACAGCACGCCATACAGGCCCTGCGCGATCCCGGACTTCAGGCCGAAGTCATACCGGTATTCGGCGCTGCTGGTCACGTAGTTGGTGCCGAACAGCTGGGCATTGTCCAGACCACGCAGCTGGAACGCGGTGTTGCTGCTGCCGCCGCCGATCGAGTAGCCGGTACCGGCCGGCGCCGTGCCAGCACCCAGGATCGTGCCGGCATTCACGCGCACGGCGAAGACCTGCTGCTTGGTCTGCACGTTCAGTTCCTTCTCCAGCGTGCGGCCAAAGCCGTAGTACGTACTGACCCCGACCTGGGCATCGGCCCACGACAGCGGGGTATCC from Deinococcus sp. AB2017081 encodes the following:
- a CDS encoding HD-GYP domain-containing protein, which encodes MSRPSAWSYVVLLLFVGAVGYASLTDQPALLGGAALLLGVVSWPLGGMLRWLAPVAYALGFLVSLTLPGHEASLLELLGVLLMLGGLGFITLRDQGSARELAWQRNTIAALRAGSERLAEARDADAIIRAGINILDKLQVAPNMAFVAYRQGTPMILAARGAFEGFLERPIHPSDSDSRSVQADHWVAEEVLALLKKPQRRKYHVAAVYGRATTHLGVLILTRNEDVEFDEDETSVIASFARLLGAQLGQWNAIRELRDANDLTLRSLGAALERRDDDTGGHTTRVVRSSERLASRLGWAEDQVKALRWGAYLHDLGKLAIPDAVLHKRGPLDPQERRIIQTHTTVGYDMLQDLHFLPAETLDLVRYHHERWDGTGYPAGLRGQNIPDTARLFTIIDVYDALTNARPYKPAWTRDRALNEIRMQAGRQFDPQYVDAFLRMMAEQDDAHLVL
- a CDS encoding carbohydrate kinase family protein, producing the protein MSDPSAPAAPPALPLIVCAGEALIDLVTGGGSTWHAHPGGAAWNVARACAALGVPSAFAGAVGQDNFGDDLKAASDAAGLDARFLQQVAAPTLIAVVYSASPPAYRFLGENSADLLFDPAALPHGWLGAARWLHVGGISLSRWPLADTLLEVIDSARAAGVKISFDPNARITHRHPDYPAVFERVLRVADLIKFSDEDLDFFFPKTTEEEALRLLRGLNHDAPIVITRGAQGATLYHSAGTVNLPTVPVTVADTVGAGDALCAGLLSSATRRPEALWTEHLRVGLKAAAVACAHAGAYAPTQADLDALG
- a CDS encoding ubiquinol-cytochrome c reductase iron-sulfur subunit, producing the protein MKLTRRHVLERWWMLPVAGTLGAFGYLGWYGARVTFGRERAGSPDFESHPPRRVASVAALSAEWSEQTFTYAGRPCTLLRVPQAVSGGLETTSGDTATHLVAYSRVCTHLGCTVNLVRDPEVLAFAFNYRPPQDAPHPRLGCRCHYSVFDPLQAGVAEFGKARAPLPRVRLERRGAQIWATGIEPAPALDSG
- a CDS encoding TlpA family protein disulfide reductase, encoding MTTSKTQSSPPAAPVPAWRRLMPPLFAAALVAVLGYTLLRPSHNATTGGPLIGKTAPSFTLTSLDGVPVRLEQLRGRPVVLNFWASWCGPCREEAPMFRELAAKQGGASDVAILGILFQETSEKNARDFIQEYGLAYPNLRDPGIDTGVNYGVSGIPETVFIDKQGVVQYMDRGGLTRERLNAGLSAIGVPGI
- a CDS encoding c-type cytochrome; its protein translation is MAGLVVLGLIVLAALYLTLEPLRRGQVADPDAAQRDDLMAERDRLYMELADPAAGDRRPDLERRAARTLRALDALPPAPGRGGARRLALIGTVAALLVTAIAAFTVVPRWQLASLDTGEAANVQAVLDLPQLRATAERTKTNTDYLAWGKAAFDSGTYDQALTAYGNALKLDPRQPVALRRLGILLLTRGEQTGQEISEQDATQAALLVQTAAQLAPSDPESQLLLGYTLARFGQSRDALDALERYRTLSPSGREADELITALRTRLQQSDPALTVYAANCASCHGPAGGGGIGPNLRVSTLTRAAMATIIRQGKGAMPAYPQLSGRDLTLLLTLLEDWQKAGQ
- a CDS encoding NFACT family protein, giving the protein MEGLMLARVLRDLAPMLPARTLGWVFPDETTAALLLDGVGNLVLGYRPPQPVLFVSRERLRGDPRSPFQRTLAARARGDLLRVEQLKLDRVVALHFAGESGFVDQAPTRLIFEVTGRNANVLLLEEGEGFGGRILMAAREVTGRRNRFRTIRSGGPYTPPPPYDKPDPRTLTDAQAQALASVPVERWRDHLDGLGPLLGAELVRRAGLEPGDVPGQAWPQVLDALRSVVADPSVSEGTMQGGARAAARSEKAAALRRALREPLDKRLTLLHNQLADVGRAERGLEDAHADRADADLLMAYAAQVPPGAASAELPAFDGSGLRVVALEPQLSAVQNAEKRYTRARRREDVYLRLAEREPGLRAELAEAERRAARLETATLDDLEALEASLHDGRPEKSPFGIRAITPGGHEVLIGRNNKENATLTHRVGRSTDYWFHAQGYPGSHVLVRTGGRDLAPPDILYAAQLAAAHSRARGGGSVPVDYTRVKFVWRPRGAPAGQVHYTDQKTVWVDATIPPAAAGSPA
- a CDS encoding cytochrome c-type biogenesis protein CcmH, producing the protein MAARLTAVLLTASLLGSAVAAAPALSPAQEARAVAIQKNLRCPLCDTGESIEQSRSDISIKMRQSVREQVAAGKPSDEIYAFFAQRYGNFVLLDPPRSGRNLLLWGGPLLALVAGGGVWWTFLRRRSPGTPAAPLTEPEPYDSYLDQVRRDTRPGGER